A part of Streptomyces sp. NBC_01210 genomic DNA contains:
- the tuf gene encoding elongation factor Tu — MPKTAYVRTKPHLNIGTMGHVDHGKTTLTAAITKVLAERGTGTFVPFDRIDRAPEEALRGITINIAHVEYETDTRHYAHVDMPGHADYVKNMVTGAAQLDGAILVVSALDGVMPQTAEHVLLARQVGVDHIVVALNKADAGDDELTDLVELEVRELLTANGYGGDAAPVVRVSGLKALEGDPRWTAAVEALLDAVDTYVPMPVRYTDAPFLLPVENVLTITGRGTVVTGAVERGTVRVGDRVQVLGADTETVVTGLETFGKPMEAAEAGDNVALLLRGMPRDAVRRGHVVAAPGSVVPSRRFTAQVYVLSAREGGRTTPVSTGYRPQFYIRTADVVGDVDLGETAVARPGDTVTMTVELGRDVPLEAGLGFAIREGGRTVGAGTVTELV; from the coding sequence ATGCCCAAGACGGCATACGTACGCACCAAGCCGCACCTCAACATCGGCACCATGGGCCACGTCGACCACGGCAAGACCACGCTGACCGCCGCCATCACCAAGGTCCTCGCCGAGCGCGGGACCGGCACCTTCGTGCCCTTCGACCGGATAGACCGGGCCCCCGAGGAGGCCCTGCGCGGCATCACCATCAACATCGCGCACGTCGAGTACGAGACCGACACCCGGCACTACGCGCATGTGGACATGCCCGGCCATGCCGACTACGTCAAGAACATGGTGACGGGAGCCGCCCAGCTGGACGGGGCGATCCTCGTCGTCTCCGCGCTCGACGGCGTCATGCCGCAGACCGCCGAGCATGTCCTGCTCGCCCGCCAGGTGGGCGTCGACCACATCGTCGTCGCCCTCAACAAGGCGGACGCGGGCGACGACGAGCTCACCGACCTGGTGGAGCTGGAGGTCCGCGAGCTGCTGACGGCCAATGGCTACGGAGGTGACGCCGCACCGGTCGTCAGGGTCTCCGGGCTGAAGGCGCTGGAGGGCGACCCCCGCTGGACCGCCGCCGTCGAGGCGCTGCTCGACGCCGTCGACACCTATGTGCCGATGCCCGTCAGGTACACGGACGCGCCGTTCCTGCTCCCGGTGGAGAACGTCCTCACCATCACCGGGCGAGGCACGGTCGTCACCGGAGCCGTCGAGCGCGGCACCGTCCGCGTCGGCGACCGGGTTCAGGTACTCGGCGCGGACACGGAGACGGTGGTCACCGGGCTCGAGACCTTCGGCAAGCCGATGGAGGCGGCGGAGGCGGGCGACAACGTCGCGCTGCTGCTGCGCGGGATGCCACGGGACGCGGTGCGCCGCGGCCATGTGGTGGCCGCGCCCGGCAGCGTCGTACCGAGCCGCCGCTTCACCGCGCAGGTGTACGTCCTGTCGGCGCGGGAAGGCGGCCGCACCACACCGGTCTCCACCGGCTACCGGCCGCAGTTCTACATCCGCACGGCGGACGTCGTCGGCGATGTCGACCTCGGCGAGACGGCCGTCGCGCGCCCCGGCGACACGGTCACCATGACCGTCGAGCTGGGCCGTGACGTGCCGCTGGAGGCCGGGCTCGGCTTCGCGATCCGCGAGGGCGGCCGCACTGTCGGCGCCGGCACGGTGACCGAGCTGGTCTGA
- a CDS encoding DMT family transporter translates to MTALFALATSFLWGLADFGGGLLTRRTPALTVVVASQSIAVVVLGSIVLATGGWQEAGPQLWYAVAAGTVGPVAMLSFYKALALGPMGVVSPLGSLGVAVPVSLGLIIGERPGLLQFAGIAVAVAGIVLAGGPQLRGAPVQRQAILLTLLAAFGFGAVMSLIAEASTTITGLFLALFVQRVTNVTVGGAALYVSVKRGARALPEDGGMRVIRSSLPALAFVGLADVAANGTYSIAAQHGPVTIAAVLANLYPVVTVLAALVILKERLRLVQATGAGLALVGTVLLASG, encoded by the coding sequence ATGACCGCACTGTTCGCCCTGGCCACCAGCTTCCTCTGGGGGCTGGCCGACTTCGGCGGCGGACTGCTGACGCGACGTACCCCGGCACTCACGGTCGTCGTCGCCTCGCAGTCGATCGCGGTCGTGGTGCTGGGTTCGATCGTCCTCGCGACCGGCGGCTGGCAGGAGGCAGGTCCACAGCTCTGGTACGCCGTCGCGGCGGGCACGGTCGGCCCGGTGGCGATGCTGAGCTTCTACAAGGCACTCGCGCTGGGCCCGATGGGCGTGGTCTCGCCGCTCGGATCGCTGGGCGTCGCCGTGCCCGTCAGCCTCGGGCTGATCATCGGCGAGCGGCCGGGACTGCTCCAGTTCGCCGGTATCGCGGTGGCCGTGGCCGGCATCGTGCTGGCGGGCGGACCCCAGCTGCGCGGTGCGCCGGTGCAACGGCAGGCGATCCTGCTGACGCTGCTCGCCGCCTTCGGTTTCGGCGCGGTGATGTCCCTGATCGCCGAGGCCTCGACCACCATCACCGGGCTCTTCCTCGCGCTCTTCGTCCAGCGCGTCACCAATGTCACGGTCGGCGGCGCGGCACTGTACGTATCGGTGAAGCGCGGCGCCCGGGCACTGCCGGAGGACGGCGGGATGCGGGTCATCCGGTCCTCGCTGCCCGCTCTCGCCTTTGTGGGACTCGCCGACGTCGCGGCCAACGGCACCTACTCCATCGCCGCGCAGCACGGCCCCGTCACCATCGCCGCCGTACTCGCGAACCTCTACCCGGTGGTCACGGTGCTCGCCGCACTCGTGATCCTCAAGGAGCGGCTGCGCCTGGTCCAGGCGACCGGCGCCGGTCTCGCACTGGTGGGCACGGTGCTGCTCGCGAGCGGCTGA
- a CDS encoding acyltransferase, giving the protein MPKNRNTFSSLTAWRRRVLASAVHRGWRWVQEAGAVTAEHPGRLRFRRLGSGTRLAFPQGTVFGEAWIELGEHCIIGEQVTLTAGMMPGLDLGSDPILTLGNGVVLGRGSHVIADTRVTIGSDTYCGPYVYITSTNHSYDDPHQPVGKQWPRTEPVEIGPGCWLGTGAVVLPGARLGRNVVVAAGAVVRGEVPDHSVVAGAPARVVRSWDPVRGWEPPLRTPAPVPIPEGVTPEQLVALADLEPDS; this is encoded by the coding sequence GTGCCGAAGAACAGAAACACGTTCTCATCGCTCACCGCCTGGCGGCGGCGCGTCCTCGCGTCCGCCGTCCACCGAGGCTGGCGCTGGGTGCAGGAGGCGGGCGCCGTCACCGCCGAGCACCCCGGACGGCTGCGTTTCCGCCGGCTCGGCTCCGGCACCCGGCTCGCCTTCCCGCAGGGCACCGTCTTCGGTGAGGCCTGGATCGAACTCGGCGAGCACTGCATCATCGGCGAGCAGGTCACCCTCACCGCCGGGATGATGCCGGGCCTGGACCTGGGGTCCGACCCGATTCTGACCCTGGGCAACGGTGTGGTCCTGGGCCGCGGCAGCCATGTCATCGCCGACACCAGGGTGACCATCGGCTCGGACACGTACTGCGGTCCGTACGTCTACATCACCTCGACCAACCACAGCTACGACGACCCGCACCAGCCGGTCGGCAAGCAGTGGCCCCGCACCGAGCCGGTGGAGATCGGTCCCGGATGTTGGCTGGGGACCGGCGCGGTGGTCCTGCCCGGCGCGCGGCTCGGCCGCAATGTGGTGGTGGCCGCAGGCGCGGTGGTACGAGGAGAGGTGCCCGACCACTCGGTGGTGGCCGGGGCCCCCGCCCGGGTGGTACGGAGCTGGGATCCGGTCCGCGGCTGGGAGCCTCCGCTGCGTACGCCCGCTCCCGTACCGATTCCGGAAGGCGTCACTCCGGAGCAGCTGGTGGCGCTCGCAGACCTGGAGCCGGACTCCTAG
- a CDS encoding TVP38/TMEM64 family protein: protein MLDPVPRPSAGLAIRCTRVLFSPWSRLSLLVAVLAAAAVTVVLYEPQRLLSAGWPPQLSGGAAVVMFGVAYGACTAAFVPRPLLNLAAGALFGSQAGFVSALAGTVLGAGIAFTLGRVLGQDALRPLLRGRWLKAADSQLSRHGFRSMLALRLFPGVPFAAANYCAAVSRMGYMPFLLATGLGSVPNTAAYVVAGSRAGSPTSPAFLIAMGFIVLTGAGAAVVAWRKRHGLRGAVTAEDHRATGAAAPEASRRTGPGAN, encoded by the coding sequence ATGCTCGACCCCGTCCCCAGGCCGTCCGCCGGCCTCGCCATCCGCTGTACCAGGGTGCTGTTCTCGCCGTGGTCGCGGCTGTCGCTGCTCGTGGCCGTGCTGGCCGCGGCGGCGGTGACGGTGGTGCTGTACGAGCCGCAGCGGCTGCTCTCGGCGGGCTGGCCGCCGCAGTTGAGCGGCGGCGCCGCGGTCGTGATGTTCGGTGTCGCGTACGGGGCGTGCACGGCGGCGTTCGTACCGAGGCCGTTGCTGAACCTGGCGGCGGGAGCGCTCTTCGGCTCGCAGGCCGGTTTCGTCTCGGCGCTGGCCGGGACGGTGCTGGGGGCAGGTATCGCGTTCACGCTCGGCCGAGTGCTGGGCCAGGACGCGCTGCGGCCGCTGCTGCGGGGCCGCTGGCTGAAGGCCGCGGACAGTCAGCTGAGCCGGCACGGCTTCCGTTCGATGCTGGCGCTGAGGCTCTTCCCGGGTGTGCCGTTCGCCGCGGCCAACTACTGCGCGGCCGTGTCCCGCATGGGCTACATGCCCTTCCTACTGGCGACGGGCCTGGGCTCGGTCCCGAACACAGCGGCGTATGTGGTGGCGGGCAGCCGGGCGGGTTCGCCGACGTCACCCGCGTTTCTGATCGCGATGGGTTTCATCGTGCTGACTGGGGCGGGCGCGGCCGTGGTCGCCTGGCGCAAGCGTCACGGGCTGCGCGGTGCGGTTACCGCTGAAGACCACCGAGCCACGGGCGCAGCCGCCCCCGAAGCTTCGCGGCGGACGGGGCCGGGCGCCAACTGA
- a CDS encoding patatin-like phospholipase family protein, translated as MADTALVLGAGGITGVGWEFGILHGLAEAGVDLSTADLVIGSSAGSVVGAQLMSGKLGIAELYERQLAAPDEEIGGRLALPLLKYVLAILTSRTPEAYGRKLGRMALAADTVDEAARRQVIAGRLVSHTWPERRLLVTAVDAVTGELKAYDKESGVPLVDAVAASCAIPGVWPPVTIDGRKWIDGGVHSTANAHLASGYERVVVIAPIASGNKVVVSPRAQAARLAAGARVEVITPDAAARKVFGRHLSDPALRAPAARAGLAQATAHVEAVAALWAQ; from the coding sequence ATGGCAGACACGGCACTGGTACTCGGAGCGGGCGGAATCACCGGCGTGGGCTGGGAGTTCGGGATTCTGCACGGACTCGCCGAGGCGGGAGTGGACCTCTCCACCGCCGACCTCGTCATCGGCAGCTCGGCCGGTTCGGTCGTCGGCGCGCAGCTCATGTCCGGGAAACTGGGCATCGCCGAGCTGTACGAGCGTCAACTCGCCGCCCCTGACGAGGAGATCGGCGGCCGGCTCGCTCTGCCGCTGCTCAAGTACGTCCTGGCCATCCTCACCTCCCGTACGCCCGAGGCGTACGGCCGAAAGCTCGGCCGGATGGCGCTCGCCGCGGACACCGTCGACGAAGCCGCGCGGCGCCAGGTGATCGCCGGGCGGCTCGTCTCGCACACATGGCCCGAGCGCCGACTGCTCGTGACCGCGGTCGATGCCGTCACGGGCGAGCTGAAGGCCTATGACAAGGAGAGCGGTGTGCCGCTGGTGGACGCTGTTGCCGCCAGCTGCGCCATCCCCGGTGTCTGGCCGCCCGTGACCATCGACGGCCGCAAGTGGATCGACGGGGGAGTGCATTCCACGGCGAACGCGCATCTCGCCTCCGGATACGAGCGGGTCGTCGTCATCGCGCCCATCGCCTCCGGTAACAAGGTGGTCGTCTCGCCGCGCGCCCAGGCCGCCCGTCTCGCCGCCGGCGCCCGTGTCGAGGTCATCACCCCGGACGCCGCTGCCAGGAAGGTCTTCGGCCGTCACCTGAGCGACCCCGCTCTCCGGGCGCCCGCCGCCCGCGCGGGGCTGGCCCAGGCCACCGCGCACGTCGAGGCCGTCGCCGCACTCTGGGCACAATGA
- a CDS encoding DUF4442 domain-containing protein, with protein sequence MSVGEMLAATVPMARTLNLEFLETTAERAVVRMPDQADFHNHVGGPHAGAMFTLAETASGAIVIAAFGDQMTRAVPLAVKAEIGYKKLAMGVVTATATLGRPIADVVAELDAGERPEFPVVIAIQREDGAVTGEMTIVWTLRPNA encoded by the coding sequence ATGTCCGTCGGCGAGATGCTCGCCGCCACGGTTCCCATGGCCAGGACCCTGAACCTGGAGTTCCTCGAGACCACCGCCGAGCGTGCCGTCGTCCGTATGCCGGACCAGGCCGACTTCCACAACCACGTCGGCGGACCGCACGCCGGAGCGATGTTCACGCTCGCCGAGACCGCGAGCGGAGCCATCGTCATCGCCGCCTTCGGCGACCAGATGACCCGCGCCGTACCGCTCGCTGTCAAAGCGGAGATCGGCTACAAGAAGCTGGCGATGGGCGTCGTCACGGCGACCGCAACCCTCGGCCGCCCCATCGCGGACGTCGTCGCGGAACTGGACGCGGGCGAACGCCCCGAGTTCCCGGTCGTCATCGCCATCCAGCGCGAGGACGGCGCGGTGACCGGTGAGATGACCATTGTCTGGACGCTGCGCCCCAACGCCTGA
- a CDS encoding AAC(3) family N-acetyltransferase: MPTSAPARPVSTWSWTAARPSRSHGSAESPPAGWSRIEHDPQRPAAGRATGRAGPRARRRPDGARGAAHGEYEDADLDDSDFAALGTDFERGASGAGLRTGPVGSAHSRLLGLVDAVDFSQGWLREHRTARAVPE, from the coding sequence ATGCCTACGAGCGCACCCGCGCGGCCGGTCTCGACATGGTCATGGACCGCTGCCCGGCCATCGAGATCCCACGGCTCGGCTGAGAGCCCACCAGCGGGGTGGAGCCGCATTGAGCACGATCCACAGCGACCGGCGGCCGGCCGCGCAACTGGCCGGGCTGGGCCTCGAGCCCGGCGGCGTCCTGATGGTGCACGCGGCGCTGCGCACGGTGAGTACGAGGACGCGGATCTGGACGACAGCGATTTCGCCGCTCTCGGGACGGACTTCGAACGCGGCGCGAGCGGCGCAGGTTTACGGACGGGTCCGGTGGGTTCGGCGCACAGCCGACTGCTGGGGCTGGTCGACGCGGTCGACTTCTCGCAGGGGTGGCTGCGGGAGCACCGGACGGCGCGGGCGGTGCCGGAGTGA
- a CDS encoding helix-turn-helix domain-containing protein, translated as MSDLDQLTQSLARNLKRWRGERGFTLDALAARAGVSRGMIIQIEQARTNPSVGTTVKLADALGVSITTLLDYEQGPQVRLVPPEQAVRMWSTSTGSYTTLLVGTERRGPLELWGWRLMPGDESASDPHPDGTVELLHVTAGELTLVVDGEPHSVPAGTSATFEANVPHAYRNDGDETVDMTMAVSIPPVR; from the coding sequence GTGTCGGACCTCGACCAGCTCACGCAGTCGCTCGCCCGAAATCTCAAACGCTGGCGCGGCGAGCGGGGGTTCACGCTCGACGCTCTCGCCGCTCGGGCGGGGGTCAGTCGCGGCATGATCATTCAGATCGAGCAGGCACGTACAAATCCGAGTGTCGGGACGACAGTGAAACTCGCCGACGCTCTCGGCGTCAGCATCACCACGCTCCTCGACTACGAGCAGGGTCCGCAGGTCCGCCTCGTACCTCCGGAGCAGGCCGTACGCATGTGGTCCACCTCGACCGGCAGCTACACCACTCTGCTGGTCGGCACCGAGCGCCGTGGGCCGCTCGAACTGTGGGGCTGGCGGCTGATGCCGGGCGACGAAAGCGCCTCCGACCCGCACCCCGACGGGACGGTCGAGCTGCTTCATGTCACCGCGGGCGAGCTCACCCTCGTCGTCGACGGCGAGCCCCACTCCGTACCGGCCGGGACCTCCGCGACCTTCGAGGCGAACGTCCCGCACGCCTATCGCAACGACGGCGACGAGACGGTCGACATGACCATGGCGGTCTCCATCCCACCCGTACGCTGA
- a CDS encoding DedA family protein — protein sequence MHVQEWLETVPAVSVYLLVGVVIGLESLGIPLPGEIVLVSSALLASQHGHINPYILGACASAGAIIGDSIGYAIGRKGGRPLLAWLGGKFPKHFGEAQIAMAERSFEKWGMWAVFFGRFVALLRIFAGPLAGVLRMPYWKFLIANVLGGILWAGGTTAVIYSVGVVAEAWLKRFSWLGLVLAVLIGLTSMLVLKSRAKKAAAQSQTQPAGTEPEPVPTAD from the coding sequence TTGCACGTCCAGGAGTGGCTGGAGACCGTCCCTGCGGTGAGCGTCTATCTCCTGGTGGGGGTGGTCATCGGCCTCGAGAGCCTGGGCATCCCGCTGCCGGGCGAGATCGTCCTTGTCAGCTCGGCACTGCTCGCTTCCCAGCACGGCCACATCAATCCGTACATCCTCGGCGCCTGCGCGTCGGCCGGCGCGATCATCGGTGACTCCATCGGGTACGCCATCGGCCGTAAGGGCGGAAGGCCCCTGCTGGCCTGGCTCGGCGGGAAGTTCCCCAAGCACTTCGGCGAGGCCCAGATCGCCATGGCGGAGCGCTCGTTCGAGAAGTGGGGCATGTGGGCCGTCTTCTTCGGCCGCTTCGTCGCGCTGCTGCGCATCTTCGCGGGGCCGCTCGCGGGCGTACTGCGCATGCCGTACTGGAAATTCCTGATCGCCAATGTCCTCGGCGGGATCCTCTGGGCCGGCGGCACGACCGCTGTCATCTACTCCGTCGGCGTCGTCGCGGAAGCCTGGCTCAAGCGGTTCTCCTGGCTGGGCCTGGTCCTCGCGGTCCTGATCGGGCTCACTTCGATGCTCGTCCTGAAGAGCCGCGCCAAGAAGGCCGCCGCACAGTCGCAGACCCAGCCGGCGGGGACCGAGCCGGAGCCCGTCCCCACTGCCGACTGA
- a CDS encoding trypsin-like serine peptidase gives MAEPVPTGPGSAAVPAAAATTATATARIAGGAPVDSPAAAAALARYWTPERMRTAISLDRVAGSPHAAQSKAGTTGRPGSTPPARGRSDTVRPLINESAAVGKVFFTNPSNGLNYTCSASALNSASKQMLITAGHCVHGGSGGTWMTNWTYAPRYRSGARPFGTFAAKQFRTFNTWISSSDLGRDVAMVTTWPLNGNKIVNVTGGHGLSWNFSRAQAVTVMGYPGNRDNGELQWACQGTTRAVSDGRIEIQCDFGGGSSGGPWLREFNDANGLGSVNGAMSTLAAGGWNRSSYFDDAVKAMFDAQGGVT, from the coding sequence ATGGCGGAACCCGTCCCCACCGGGCCCGGATCCGCCGCCGTCCCCGCCGCAGCCGCGACGACCGCCACCGCCACCGCGCGGATCGCCGGCGGTGCGCCGGTCGACTCGCCGGCCGCCGCCGCCGCGCTGGCCCGCTACTGGACACCGGAGCGGATGAGGACAGCCATCTCGCTCGACCGGGTGGCCGGGTCGCCACACGCCGCCCAGAGCAAGGCCGGAACCACCGGCCGGCCGGGATCGACCCCGCCCGCCCGGGGAAGGTCGGACACGGTCAGGCCGCTGATCAACGAATCCGCCGCGGTGGGCAAGGTGTTCTTCACCAACCCCAGCAACGGACTCAACTACACCTGCTCAGCCAGTGCCCTCAACAGCGCCTCCAAGCAGATGCTGATCACCGCCGGGCACTGTGTACACGGGGGCAGCGGTGGCACGTGGATGACAAACTGGACCTATGCGCCGCGCTACCGCTCCGGTGCCCGTCCCTTCGGCACCTTCGCCGCCAAGCAGTTCCGCACCTTCAACACCTGGATCAGCAGCAGCGACCTCGGCCGGGACGTGGCGATGGTGACCACCTGGCCGCTCAACGGCAACAAGATCGTCAATGTCACCGGCGGTCACGGACTGAGCTGGAACTTCTCGCGCGCCCAGGCCGTGACTGTGATGGGCTACCCGGGCAACCGCGACAACGGCGAGCTTCAGTGGGCCTGCCAGGGCACCACGCGAGCGGTCAGCGACGGCCGTATTGAAATCCAGTGTGACTTCGGCGGCGGATCGAGTGGCGGGCCGTGGCTGCGGGAGTTCAACGATGCCAACGGCCTGGGGTCCGTCAACGGGGCGATGAGCACGCTCGCCGCAGGCGGCTGGAACCGGAGCTCGTACTTCGATGACGCGGTCAAGGCGATGTTCGACGCCCAGGGCGGCGTCACCTGA
- a CDS encoding gamma carbonic anhydrase family protein has product MAERALISGVGGRTPKVDPGSFTAPTSVVVGDVTLAAGASVWYQTVLRADCGPIVIGADSNIQDNCTVHVDPGFPVTVGERVSVGHNAVLHGCTVEDDVLVGMGATVLNGAHIGAGSLIAAQALVPQGMRVPPGSLVAGVPAKVRRELTEEELEGIKLNAAVYVDLAKEHRAAHEA; this is encoded by the coding sequence ATGGCGGAGCGGGCTTTGATTTCAGGCGTGGGCGGCAGGACCCCGAAGGTCGACCCGGGGTCGTTCACCGCGCCGACGTCCGTGGTCGTCGGCGATGTCACCCTGGCTGCCGGGGCGAGCGTCTGGTACCAGACCGTGCTCCGCGCCGACTGCGGGCCGATCGTCATCGGCGCCGACAGCAACATTCAGGACAACTGCACCGTGCATGTCGACCCTGGCTTCCCCGTCACCGTCGGCGAGCGCGTCTCGGTCGGCCACAACGCCGTACTGCACGGCTGCACCGTCGAGGACGACGTACTGGTCGGCATGGGCGCCACCGTCCTGAACGGCGCGCACATCGGTGCAGGTTCGCTGATCGCGGCTCAGGCGCTGGTCCCGCAGGGGATGCGCGTCCCACCAGGATCGCTGGTCGCGGGCGTACCCGCGAAGGTCAGGCGGGAGCTGACCGAGGAAGAGCTCGAGGGCATCAAACTCAACGCCGCGGTCTATGTGGATCTCGCCAAGGAGCACCGCGCGGCGCACGAGGCCTGA
- a CDS encoding spermidine synthase has product MNEQIPVIRDVDGGTAKLMPDVDRERAWLLTVDGAPQSYVDLDAPTHLEFEYVRRLAHVVDSVADDGAPLDLLHLGGGALTLPRYVAGARPGSRQHVVEADHGLLALVAERLPLPEGSGIEVHGADARTWVEAAPEDSADVLIADVFGGSRVPAHLTSVEYARAAERVLRPDGIYAANLADGAPFAFLRSQLATFAAVFEELALIAEPAVLRGRRFGNAVLLASHAPIDTAELARRTASDAFPARVEHGQSLKRLIGDAAAVRDADAVASPEPPDGAFSIG; this is encoded by the coding sequence GTGAACGAGCAGATACCCGTCATCCGCGATGTCGACGGAGGCACCGCCAAGCTCATGCCCGATGTGGACCGGGAACGGGCCTGGCTGTTGACCGTCGACGGCGCGCCCCAGTCCTACGTCGACCTGGACGCGCCCACGCATCTGGAGTTCGAGTACGTACGGCGGCTCGCCCATGTCGTCGACTCCGTCGCGGACGACGGCGCTCCGCTCGATCTGCTCCACCTGGGAGGCGGGGCACTGACCCTGCCCCGCTATGTGGCCGGGGCCCGGCCCGGCTCGCGCCAGCACGTGGTGGAGGCCGACCATGGGCTGCTGGCGCTGGTCGCGGAGAGGCTTCCGCTGCCGGAAGGATCGGGCATCGAGGTGCACGGCGCGGACGCACGCACCTGGGTCGAAGCGGCTCCTGAGGACTCGGCGGACGTGCTGATCGCCGATGTCTTCGGCGGTTCCCGGGTGCCTGCCCATCTCACCTCGGTCGAGTACGCGCGCGCGGCGGAACGGGTGCTGCGGCCCGACGGTATCTACGCCGCCAACCTCGCCGACGGCGCGCCCTTTGCCTTCCTCCGCTCCCAACTGGCCACTTTCGCGGCCGTGTTCGAGGAGCTCGCGCTGATCGCCGAACCGGCCGTACTTCGCGGCCGCCGCTTCGGCAACGCTGTGCTGCTCGCCTCGCACGCCCCCATCGACACGGCGGAACTGGCGCGCCGCACCGCCTCCGACGCCTTCCCGGCCCGGGTCGAGCACGGCCAGTCGCTGAAGCGGCTCATCGGGGACGCGGCGGCGGTACGGGACGCCGACGCGGTGGCCTCACCCGAGCCGCCCGACGGCGCCTTCAGTATCGGCTGA
- a CDS encoding YigZ family protein — translation MQEQYRTVAREGVHETEINRSRFICALAPAATEEEAQAFVARIRKEHPTATHNCFAYVIGAEAAVQKASDDGEPGGTAGVPMLQMLMRREVRYVVAVVTRYYGGVKLGAGGLIRAYGGAVGEALDALGTLTRQRFRLATVTVDHQRAGKLENDLRATGRDVREVRYAEAVTMEIGLPDADIDGFRSWLADATAGTAGLELGGEAYGDA, via the coding sequence ATGCAGGAGCAGTACCGGACGGTCGCCCGCGAGGGCGTGCACGAGACCGAGATCAACAGATCGCGCTTCATCTGCGCGCTCGCCCCGGCCGCCACCGAGGAGGAGGCGCAGGCCTTCGTCGCACGCATCCGCAAGGAGCACCCGACCGCCACCCACAACTGTTTCGCGTACGTCATCGGTGCCGAAGCCGCCGTGCAGAAGGCGAGCGACGACGGTGAACCGGGCGGCACGGCGGGTGTACCCATGCTGCAGATGCTGATGCGGCGAGAAGTCCGTTATGTCGTCGCTGTCGTCACCCGCTACTACGGCGGTGTGAAACTCGGTGCGGGCGGGCTGATCAGGGCGTACGGGGGAGCGGTCGGCGAAGCCCTGGACGCGCTCGGCACTCTCACCAGGCAGCGCTTCCGGCTGGCCACCGTCACCGTCGACCACCAGCGGGCGGGCAAGCTGGAGAACGATCTGCGGGCGACCGGGCGGGATGTGCGCGAGGTCCGGTACGCGGAGGCCGTCACCATGGAGATCGGGCTGCCGGACGCCGACATCGACGGTTTCCGTTCCTGGCTGGCCGACGCGACGGCGGGGACGGCGGGACTGGAACTCGGCGGTGAAGCGTACGGAGATGCCTGA
- a CDS encoding YbaK/EbsC family protein has product MRAPIGNLDDARPAADCLGLLPPPVADAVRGRCGDVPVEQLIYVDTDPEIADTAVFVEHYGQELLDESVNCVVVAGKRGGEATLAACVVLSSTRIDVNGVVRRQLGARKASFASMDTATGETGMEYGGITPIGLPADWPLLVDSAVVDTEWVLIGSGRRRGKLILPGKAFAGLPNAVLVEGLGVGPS; this is encoded by the coding sequence ATGCGCGCCCCCATCGGGAACCTCGACGACGCCCGGCCCGCCGCCGACTGCCTCGGCCTACTGCCCCCGCCGGTCGCCGACGCGGTCCGCGGCCGGTGCGGCGATGTCCCCGTCGAGCAACTGATCTACGTCGACACCGACCCGGAGATCGCGGACACCGCGGTCTTCGTGGAGCACTACGGGCAGGAGCTGCTCGACGAGTCGGTGAACTGTGTGGTCGTCGCGGGCAAGCGGGGAGGCGAGGCCACGCTGGCCGCCTGCGTCGTCCTCTCCAGCACGCGGATCGACGTCAACGGCGTCGTACGCCGGCAACTGGGCGCGCGCAAAGCCTCGTTCGCCTCCATGGACACCGCGACCGGCGAGACCGGTATGGAGTACGGCGGGATCACGCCGATCGGGCTGCCGGCCGACTGGCCGCTCCTGGTGGACTCCGCCGTCGTCGACACGGAGTGGGTCCTGATCGGCAGTGGGCGACGGCGCGGAAAGCTGATCCTTCCGGGCAAGGCCTTCGCCGGGCTGCCGAACGCCGTCCTCGTCGAGGGACTGGGAGTCGGGCCCTCTTGA
- a CDS encoding CoA-binding protein, whose protein sequence is MYADAETIRRILTSTGDTWAVVGLSSNETRAAHGVADVLQRYGKRIVPVHPKAETVHGEQGYATLADIPFEVDVVDVFVNSGLAGPVADEAAAIGAKAVWFQLGVVDEDAYERTRAAGLDMVMDRCPAIEIPRLG, encoded by the coding sequence ATGTACGCAGACGCAGAGACGATCCGCAGGATCCTGACCTCGACGGGTGACACCTGGGCGGTGGTCGGCCTGTCCAGCAACGAGACGCGGGCCGCGCACGGCGTCGCCGATGTCCTCCAGCGCTATGGCAAGCGCATCGTACCGGTGCACCCCAAGGCCGAGACGGTCCATGGTGAGCAGGGTTACGCCACGCTCGCCGACATCCCCTTCGAGGTCGATGTGGTCGATGTCTTCGTCAATTCCGGCCTGGCGGGTCCGGTGGCGGACGAGGCCGCCGCGATCGGCGCGAAGGCGGTCTGGTTCCAGCTGGGTGTGGTAGACGAGGATGCCTACGAGCGCACCCGCGCGGCCGGTCTCGACATGGTCATGGACCGCTGCCCGGCCATCGAGATCCCACGGCTCGGCTGA